In Persicimonas caeni, a single window of DNA contains:
- a CDS encoding ABC-2 transporter permease — MSENEEELNDDELNSLLADLESRADSGGGGGASSADDDEDLEAFLARLESEESSSGGAQTGGAKKVATKEKDDDLDARFAELDNLQPDDLPAKTPDKKSKKAKKRSKKSKKGEESTELAKSDAEAGEEGEKAPSKGAVVAKVAAKWLLMALPVIVLTWVVGAFLANWVSAGWLIAAVALVFALGVPALASHFVKKGKFAWWAAGAGVLLTVALTAPMPQTAGETLVRYGHWPASAVSELAGWETDNTLVGINSTVASWLGGLLYSGEVAPAELGTDHPLDPDAAPESAETPTEP; from the coding sequence ATGAGTGAGAATGAAGAAGAATTGAACGACGACGAGCTTAATTCGCTGCTCGCCGATCTCGAGAGTCGCGCGGATAGCGGCGGAGGCGGGGGTGCGTCGTCGGCGGATGACGACGAAGATCTCGAGGCCTTCTTGGCGCGCCTCGAGTCGGAAGAGTCGTCGTCGGGTGGAGCCCAAACGGGCGGGGCCAAGAAGGTCGCGACCAAAGAGAAGGACGACGACCTCGACGCCCGATTCGCTGAGCTCGACAACCTGCAGCCGGACGACTTGCCGGCGAAGACGCCGGACAAGAAGAGCAAAAAGGCGAAGAAAAGGAGTAAGAAGAGCAAAAAGGGCGAGGAGAGCACCGAGCTCGCCAAGAGCGACGCTGAAGCCGGCGAGGAGGGCGAAAAGGCCCCTTCGAAGGGCGCGGTGGTCGCCAAGGTGGCTGCCAAGTGGCTGTTGATGGCGCTGCCGGTGATCGTGCTGACGTGGGTGGTCGGTGCGTTCTTGGCCAACTGGGTGTCGGCCGGCTGGCTCATCGCCGCCGTCGCGCTCGTCTTCGCGCTGGGCGTGCCCGCCCTGGCGAGTCATTTCGTCAAGAAGGGAAAATTTGCGTGGTGGGCGGCCGGCGCCGGCGTCTTGCTCACCGTCGCGTTGACCGCGCCGATGCCTCAGACCGCCGGAGAGACGCTTGTGCGCTACGGCCACTGGCCCGCCTCGGCGGTCTCAGAGCTGGCCGGCTGGGAGACGGACAACACCCTTGTGGGCATCAACTCGACGGTGGCCAGCTGGCTCGGCGGGCTGCTCTACTCCGGCGAGGTTGCGCCGGCTGAACTCGGCACTGATCATCCGCTCGATCCTGACGCCGCGCCCGAGTCTGCGGAGACTCCGACTGAGCCGTAG